The following nucleotide sequence is from Erythrobacter aurantius.
GGTCCTCCGATCGGTTTCGAACTGGCAATGGCGCGTGAACCGGCGCCCGAGCCCACCGCCGGAAGCCGATCAGACGAACGGGCTGAAGATCAGGCGCAGGTAATAGACCTGACGCCCGAACAGCTTGCCGAGCGCATGGCAGCTGGCGACATCATGCTCGTCGATGTCCGCACCGCAGAAGAAGTCGCGGAAGGCATGATCACCGGAGCAGTTCATATCCCGCTCGACCAATTCGCACCCGGGCCGGACTTGCTTGCGCAGGCCGACGGCCGCGAAATCGTGCTCTATTGCCGGTCAGGTCGCCGATCCGGTATCGCGGGGGAGGCACTGTCGGCCTATCTCGAACAGCCCGTTAGCCATCTGGCGGGTGGCATCATCGCTTGGCAAACTGCCGACAAGG
It contains:
- a CDS encoding rhodanese-like domain-containing protein, whose protein sequence is MNPARLALSFPAVLALAACAPGEDDDGKRAPGPPIGFELAMAREPAPEPTAGSRSDERAEDQAQVIDLTPEQLAERMAAGDIMLVDVRTAEEVAEGMITGAVHIPLDQFAPGPDLLAQADGREIVLYCRSGRRSGIAGEALSAYLEQPVSHLAGGIIAWQTADKAVTAP